Within the Buteo buteo chromosome 2, bButBut1.hap1.1, whole genome shotgun sequence genome, the region GGGCGCAGCCCCAtccgtccccccccaccccgccttTGGGGCTgggtggctgggctggggggtgtgtgtgtgtgtgggtgccagttcttttccttccctgctgggGAGGCGTGGGCACGGGCGGAGTGGGGGGGAGACCGCTCCggctccccagcagctgcacaAGGCCTGGCGCCGCTCCCTCTACCGGAGGAATTAGACGGGCTGCGGCGGGATGggcttctcctcccttccctaaACTCGCTCATTCCGGCCTCTGCCCCGCCCGTGAACTGGTCTGAAGAGAGAGGTATTTCCTCGTTTTCCTCTCTGCCGAAAACCCTTCTGGTAGCGGAGCTCGGAGATCTGGTAGCCCGCTAGGGGAAATGAGGCTTGGATAAAACTCGTAGGAGAGAGAGGTTATTTTCCTGTAAGCCCTTGTCTGCTGAGTAGGGCTTTCTGCTGGGCTGAGGGGGTGTTGGTAAGAAGTTGAGCTTTAGTCTAGAGCAAACTCTGTTTGCCATCCATGGCTTGGGTGCGATGGTCTAGGAGATCGGTTTTCCTTGGCGTAGCAACTCCCGGTGGGAGGATATTATATTCTGTCTGAAAATACTATATCCTGTCTCTGTGAGTAGTTAACATGATACTTTGGGCTGATAACCTCTGTCTGATAAAGTGATAGGCCAGTTATGCAAACCTTTTCACGGAGGAATCCGTTTGCCCCAGCAGAGTACGACTAAAACTCCGCTGGGTCATAAAACTGCCTAAATGTTGTGTTTGACATTGACCTTGTTGCTTTGCTGCTAGGCCCTTGCCAAACTAAATTCCACAGGTTGATTAGAGTTGTATCTAGAGGTCTTGTTTGAAATGTAGATTTGTCAATAACTAAAATACGAACTATTTATATAATACTTTGAACTTTGTTTTGTGAGTGGCAAGGCTTACAAAACACCCCTTTGCAGGTTATTCTATTAACCTTATTTTTCTGGCAAAGAAATCGAGTCAAAGTAAATTGTCCAAGGTCGTTTGGCAATATCGTTATTACTATTTTTGCTACTGATTTGGAGCACTTCTGTAGGAAAAAGGAACTGTAGATGAACTAGAGGATTGCTGCTTGGCTTTTGTTCATGGGTTTTGTAATCAAATTGTCAGTATAAGTACTCACAATCTTACAGATATAGAAAGGGATTCTCTGAAAGGAAAGTTTATGGGCTTGGTATGATGCTACTGACTTCCTCTGTTAAAAACACATCTGCAGTGCTCGAGAACCCTGTTGGACTGCTTTCCCTGTTGTAGTAATTACATTGGGTGAAAGGGTGAGGAAACTTGCCTCACTTGAACCTCTTAAACTCGATTGCTTTGCCAAGTTTATTGACGCTTCTGCTGTGGTAGAGAGCATCAGGAGTAAAAACGGCTCAAGCAGATGTCACCTCCGCTCAGAACAGCCTTTGCTGCTGTGACAGTCGCTGTGATACACATAATGCTTGCTAGATCGTGATAAAAGGCAAACACCTGAATGTAAAGTCAGGCCCCGATGGTCTGAGGCCTTTGCTGAATATTTGAGATTGCCTAGTTGTGAAATACAGCTGGAATCTGAAAAGGGACTGGGCAGGAGTGGTGCATTTTTGCTTGGTGCATGTAGTTCCCTGTGTGCGTGTTAGTCATGCTGACCAAGTCGGGGGCAGGACTAGTCACAGCTTTTTCAAGGCAAACAAAGTGTGTGTGGGAGTAGGGGGCTGGATTCTAGACGTTATAATTCACTGAATTGTGTTGTGCTCCAGTTACACCTGTTTGAAAGGCTGCTTTAAGCAGCAGCATTGATACATCTCGCTGAGGTGCAATTATCAGATAAGCTGTTGATTACATTAATTggtggaaggaggaaaagctcACAACCCAAGATTCCAGCTGAATTTGCAGTGGTGAAGTTAAAAgaacacctttaaaaataaaagattgctttagaaataaaagctgCTGAGATGTGTAAAGATGGACTTCCAAGCAAGAATTTTTACAGATTTCAACAGCCTTCACAAGCATCTAGATTGCCTTAGAGGGGCTAAATTTGGTGAACATAAGTTAACTTTTTCTGAAACGGAATagttctgattctttttttagaATTCTCTTGGAAAGTTTTGCTACTGGAATGCTATAGAGCTTGTATTAGAGCTAGCACTGTCCTCAGCCATTATTCCCTTCCTTTAACTGATGAGTAAAGAAGTTTATAATCAGCTTCCTactacagcagctgtttttctgtgttattcagcacttttttctttctgcttgtgagtatccaattttatttcttgtttctaaCACATGCAAACATTGAAGGACTATGGTACTACTTCTGCTGATGTTTCAGTTCTAATAAAACTCTCATGTCTAATATAGCTCTTATTCATACACTGATCTTGTACCTAACAACTAGCTGCATAGGCTCTACTTTGACATTTTCCCCAAACCAAAAGCCAGTTTCATTATCAAAGCTCTCATGTGAGTTCTTGCCATTTCTACTCTGAGTGTAAATAGTGACTTACTGCCCAGTTACTGGGAATGAATAACAGGATATTTGGCTTAAAATCTAAGATTTTGAACTTGTGAATAGTTCAGCCTCAAAAAAACTGGTCAACacttatctgaaaataaatgctttgtaaTTATTGGTTCTTACAGCAGTATACCTGCCATTTAACAGGTGAATATGAAGTTGCAGTCCAAACTTAGGTGTCACAGTTACATTGTCAGCACCACTTTATTTCCTGAGCAGCAACGGGCAGTCCGCAGGGAGGTGATGGATGCACTTTATCTAAAAGCATGAACAGTGACTCCTTCCGTACTTTTCCACCTGTCAACCtatcctttaaataaaatatttttcagacaagATATGCGTTTTTCCTGTGTGTTGGTTTGCGTGGTCTTGAGTTAGGCATGGTAGTGTGTAACTGCTTAAAATAGTTTGAGATTTTGCTGTGAAACAGAAGTAGCTTGCTCCCCCTGCTTGAAGGTGAGAATAAGGGAATAACtctgattttggttttgagtaTCAAGTCAGGGAACCTGCCCTCTTTGCTTgatactgactttttttttattctgaccAGTATTTTAGGAGTGAGTTCCTCTTGTGTCTGAGAAATTGACATGACCCCAAAGGAAATTTTCCCTCTTTTGCCCTTGTTTTGATCTTGTAAGtggaaatactttgttttcctgccaCTCTGAGCCCAGTGCTCTCAAGAGAATGTTACAGCATGTGGAAGATGCGCTATCTGGGTAATGTCTATAGACAGCAAGATGTTCAACCTACTTGGGTTGAATGAAGGTGCTACataaggagcagctctgtgttagatttttctttaaccTAACTTTTCACTTGCGGTTGACTTGTCCTCCATCTGCCTTGAACATGCAGTGCACATCTGGGTGCTTTTTAGTTGGCCACTGCAAGCCTTTGGTGGCCAAATCCAACAATGCCTCTTTAGATACAACTACAGTTACGCATCTTTAACTTTTATTTCACGTGACGTTTCAGTGCCAGTACCTTTCCTCTAACCTCTCCTGAAAGACAAATGACAAGGTTATGAACATTGAGGACACCTTTTCAGTCTCATGCTTGGCAGAAGCACCTCCAGTGTCAAGTGGGGAAAATTGTTGCACTGGTAGGTTTTGATCTCCACAGTTAACACTCCTGTAGTTTTGATGGGTACAACTATAAAGGAGTTGGGACTTACTATTGGTGAAGAGCTCTGAGAAGAGGTTCTTGAGGTGGCCTTTATTATATTATAATGGTATTTAAGTCCAAGATAATCCCCTGGTGAAGAACGAACCTGGCCTATTTGTTAGCTGCTCTTAAATTTTGTGCGTTGTCTATGCCTGGTGATGTTGGTATGCTCTAAAGTCTCAGGTAACTCgaatcaaaattatttaagctAAATTCCAGTATTAAGGCCCCAAAGTTAAAGAGCTAGAGTTGATAAGTAGTCATCTTTCACTCAGGTTATCAGATGCAGAAGGCCAGTAAACAACTTCTAAAAATAGTTGAATATAACTGTACTGGAATAGTTGTGTATTGGGCCACCCTGGCTATATATAAAGAAGTGTTTTGATCAAGAAGGTTTTTCAAAATTTACTGTAACAGATCACTTTAATCTGTAAAGAAAATCAAGTTCAAAAGAACGCAACTGTACTTAACTGACTGTGCCTGCTGAGTGGTGGTGTGAAATACTGTGGCCCTCAATTAATTCTAAATTTTAGCAGTGTTCTATTCTTGGATCGCTTCTCACATTCTCTTTTAAATCACGCTTTATATTGTAAAGAACAAGCTGCCAAGTTAAGATTTGCACTTTAAATTATTTGCCAGTTGTTCTTGCATGTAACAGCTGTTGaacttgaattttttaaaaaaaaaaagctttctcgCCTCTTGTTTACACGTGGGTTTGATCTTTTGTATGACTATTTTGCTTCTCttgatgttttaatttaaaaccttGTAGAATGCTATAAAGTAGAAACATGACAGAGGCCAACTAGTGATAACTGACTGGATTTCAAatcattatttctgttaaataacCAATTGATCAGTTTTTGTTCTACTGTGACTGATACAACTAGTGTGTTAATACCAGGTTAGGAATtatgggtttggggtttttctaaTTGTATTAGAGCTAGAGTGAATGCTTAGGCCAATGTCAAGTAGACTTTCCTTTAAATAGAGACAAGCTTTTGGTAGTAAATCAGTTGTCTTCATAAGTGCACTAGTTTTACTTGCTGTAGATGTCTAAGCAAGTAGAATGAGGTGCAGAAAGCTACTAGGAAAAAGCTTTTTGGTAAACCAGCAACTGTTAGGGTGTTTAATGTGTGCTATAACATTAGTATTTTGACTGATCATAACTGTGTAATGCAGTATGTCATTGGTAGTGTCATCATGTTTGTCTCTCCTTGAAACGGGCATTTAAAAAAGATGCGAACGTCCTAGGGAGACGTAATAGTTCCCAGGGACAACAAATGCCCTCTGTACCTCTATCTCAGCATGCTGTGCAGAGGAGGGACAGAGAATTAAGAGCTTCTTCATCACTGCTGGTATTTTTCAGCTATAGAGGACAGATTGCCAAAATGATTGTGCCCAGCAAGTTTGGTTATGCCACTTGAAAAGTTTTGagcattattttttcactgtggGAGCTTTGTGTGGTAAGTGCTGGTACGTAcaagtgaaataaatgtatttctatACTGCAGGCATAATTTGACTAAATAATGCATATGGCATCCTCTGTCTTAGCCTCTGATTTTGTCTGCAATAGTATGTTTAAAGAAACGGTGTAAACCAGAATGAAACCATGGCATTTGCCACAACTCCTGGCTCACTGAAGTTTAATCTCTATGTGgtcaaaaataacttttccagAGGTGTAAAATTAAGGTTAGGCAGAGATTTCAAGATGTAGCTATGCTTTCTTTGATGTACTGCATACCTTTCTGGTCATACTTCTGTAGGATGGCTTGTTAACTAACAGCTCATCCAAGAAGTTTGGAGGTCAAAAAGTGTATTTCACTCCTCAAGATAAGCCGCCTGAATGAAATgatattaaaatgcattaatgtACGgttaaatataaaatgctgCAGAAGATTAAGTGTCGAATGATCTTTGGCCTTGAGAGATTCCTCAGAGCTCTTTATTCTAACCACCTAcaattaataaaagcaaattctaGTTCTTACTCACAAGCCATATCGCTTTAACAGACACCGGGCTGCCTGCTATTGCAGGCACTCATTCATTTTTAACTCATTACACTGagcctttctgaaaaaggctgCCTGTTCTCCTAATTGCTTATCTAAATGTATCCCTTACTAGAAGACAGGCTGGTGAAAATAGCTTGtttcctgaaacaaaactgcagttttaCCCAGTGAATGTCTTTTTTCTCGCTGTTTACCAATGGTGCATTGTATCTTACCTGAACCTGCTTAACAGGTTTTTACTGCTGTGAGGATCTCGAGGTGGAGTAGACTAAGGTGTGCTTCAGGGCTTCGATGGGCAGGGAGAAACAAGAGTCATACAGACAGTTTTGGGGTGATCTGGGTTTGTCGAGGGGTGGTGAGCTTCCATTTCTAGAAGCTGAGCTTGTGCTGAGGGAACACGCACACTACACTCTGCAAAAATACTCTGTGCTGTTTATTCAAATTATTCTTTCATACACAAATCTTCCTATTTAGCCTGATGGATCCCTCTTTTGAAGATGTGCTGAAGTACTACAAGCAGCTCACAAGCCATACTCTTTTATGTTTTCAGGCATTTTATTGAACTTGTGCTTCTAAAAGAATCAGTATAGCAATTACTGACAACATCTGAgttgaggaaaagagaaagttaaGCTCACTATAGAATATAGACAAAGTATTGGCAAGTCTTTGTATCAAGACTGCAAATCTTGCCTGAAGAGCCACAGGATTGCTTGGTTAACCTAAAAGGGtcttaaatttctttctgttttcagactgTGTATGTTAGTTCTTATGGTCCAACTAATGGACTGAAATGAGAATTAAAGTAAGCAGATTCAGCTCTGAAGTACAGTGGAAGTAATCGCGTGATCCCTCAGCTGAGTTGTATTAATGGGTGGCAGCAAAGTCCTGGGAAGCAGCTCTACACTGTTGCAGCGGTTTCTGCTGTGGTAGCGTCTATGCTGTTTGACAGCACGAGTGGTCTAAAAAGCAGAGCGCTGATGGCTGGTCACAGTTGTGATGATGATTTCGTTGAGGATTTTAATGATACTGAGGAAGGAACTTGTGCTTTCGCTTAGATAATAGAGAGTAATGAAATACTGGCAGGGATAGTATAGGGAGAGGAGTGTCTTGTACAAAACCGTGGGAGTatgatttccttttctgtggcaATAGATGAATGTGATTCTAGCTGCTGATCAGAGGATGGTCCCCCCGATGGTGATGGCAGAGACCCTCTCTTTTGCCCCAGTAGCATCCAGCAAGTCACTGGTGGGAACCATGATGGTTTGTGGGAGTTCTGCAGATGGGTTTCTgctagtatttttcttttagacagCAACAATTCTGCTACTTTCTAGTCAACATCTGAACACGCTTGTCTTGCAGGGGTGGGCTGTAAGCTACACTTCACTGCCGATAAAAATAAATCGGACTTTCTGCAATGTCACCTACCCTGAAGTACTAAATAAGTTACAGAACTGGTTTGGATAGTAGGAATGTGGAAGAGAACAAGAAGGAAATGGAAACCAAGTGCTTAAGTGTATCTtaacttcttcctcttcacaaaaagtaaaaataggGAGGATGGGTGTACAAAAGCAGCTTCAGTGGTGGAGGGCAGGCTTGACCTGGAAATAGCTGCCAGGAAAACAAGGATCTAGCGGGATTCACTAGTGGTAGTGCCAAGTATAAGCAACTTGTTCGGCAGACTGCGACTTCTCCAGGGTGTGGAAAGCTGTCGTGGATGTAAATGCTAAGATTTTGCCGTGTTACCCGATTACTACTGTTGATCCAAGCATTTAATAACCTATTATGCTTTTAAacatgcagaaacaaaacagatacATTCTTTTGGAGAGCTTGTAAGGTTCTCTTGCAACAATGTTCTTACGCTGATTTTGGAGGGTTACAAGAGCTCTGGTAAAAGGTTACGGTTCAAGCCTGACTATTGCTTTTCAGATGAAGTAGAAGATAGAGGTCTCATGAGCAGCCGGACAAAGGAAAGCTTTAcagccttcccccccctccagcccagtAAGAGCTGCTGTTGTGGGCTGGGGAGTGAGATTTCCTGCTGTGCGAGTGATTCGGATAAATAGGGACTCtagcaaaactgttttctctACTTCCTAATTAACTTTCCTGTTTATACAGCTTTCATATATTCAAGTGGGAGTTGAATATTCATGGTCGTGCTGCAGAAATCTGAAGGAAATGGTGGAATAATGGAATTTTTAAGccttctgtttggttttaatccACAGGCTGCCCTGTCTGGCTTGTAGAGGAACTTAGTTTTAAAGTTTCGATCACATTGAGCTTCcatcatataaaataaatgaaactttgACTCGAGTAACTTCAGCAAGTTGAAGTGGTGATTGATGTCATTCAGGAACTCGGGAGTGGACTCTGAACTTCACTGTGGAGCTGCTTGTGCAAAGACATGTGACTTAGTTAATGTTACAGTGCTTACCTTTCGGGTTAAAAATTGTATCCAGCAAAGCTCCCCAGAAGGGCAGAACTGCTTAGACCTTTCACAGTGCTGAGTGAGGAAGCCAGACTTCACATATCCCTAGCATAGAGCTAAACAGAGCAGGGCCAGATTTTTGTTCTGTCGTGCCCTTTTCAGTTCAAAGCTTGTTTTAATGGTCTTAAGTAGACATTCTGTAAAGTCTGTCTCCAGTGAGCATTTTGCTTCAAGCACACAGTTTCATCATGAAATACAGACTGTCTACAAGAGATGATTCAAACTTCATATTGCGCTTTAAATTGTGTGACTTGGTTTACAGGAAACCCATCCTTTGAATGTTACACGTCTTGGCCATATGTGCTCCTGCTGTCTTAAGCTTGTATTTTCGGTTGGGCTCAGTCTCTTTTTAAACTGACATCTGACCGCTTCTAGACAAAGCAGCAGTTGAGGTGTGAATTGTCACTATCACCACGTAGCATCCTCATCTACACCTCACTCTAAAGCTTTTGGACTGCTTTTTTCACGCCTTACTTGAGCAGAATAATAGTTCTCTTGGTGATTTCAAGCTCGCTGTAAACTGTGTAGTTTTAAGTTTGGAAAGGGGGGAGATCTGTGGATCCTGTCCCAAGGGCACAGGGAGTGTCTGTGAGGGCTGGAGTGGAGAGGCAGTTTCTTCAGTGCCTGAACAGGAAGCTTCTGGTGATGTTAATTGCTTCTAAGTGTCCAAGCAGAAGTGTttgcagggaaggaagaagcatTCATTTCTAAACTTGCCTCTTTTAATGTGGCTATTAATTTTCGATAGTTAAGTTTCAGTACGTGTGGGTTTGCTTCCTAGAGAAGGTCACCCTGCAATGTTAATGAACGTAATACTGCTTTGTGTTTTACGTTGTGTTCCCGGCCATTTCCTCAGGGTTTGAGAGGAAGGAAGCTGTTTTAAGTAGGAGAGAATGCAAGCTGTATTCTGAGCTTCCTTCGCAAAAGGACCAGCTATTGGTGTGCTAAGCAGCAAAGAGATGGGCAGGCATTTAAAACTTTAACTGCAGGTCAATTAGAAAAAGTGTGTGTTATGGTGACACTTTAGGCTGCAGATGAATTATCCCGTAACAATGGGGGACAAAGTACCTGAGGTGGTCAGTTGTGTTGAAAGCAAACCATGAATTTTGCAAACTAAAGTGTGAGAACAGCATTGAATACTAAAATCTCtgaaagaatatttgaaagattTAAAGCACTCAGAGCCACGTCGTTTTATGAGCACTAAGTTTTGGCATATCTGTTATCTCTGTATTGTTTCAGTATTGGGAAGAATTGTGTACGGTGGTAGCCGGGGTGTCTGCAAAGGTTTGATATTATCTGATACTTTTGTTGATGGTTGATTATGCCCTGGTCAGAACACAGCCATTCGTAGCTCATGACTGATATTGTGATCTTTTTCCTCTAGACTTCACTGGCCAGTGAGAACATATCTCAAgcatgggaaatatttttgctaacCTCTTCAAAGGCCTTTTTGGCAAAAAAGAAATGCGTATTCTAATGGTTGGTCTGGATGCTGCAGGAAAGACTACTATTTTGTACAAACTTAAACTTGGTGAAATAGTAACTACTATTCCTACTATAGGtaagatttttacatttatataacTGCTTGCTTTGAGTTTTGGGTCTTACCgtttgcagcagctgccactCTGATTTAGGTGACTTGACTGTCAGAACAGACACTTGCTAACACCATGGTATGGAGATGGCACAACCAAATGTTCCTGGCATGGGAGGAGATTACATGACTCTGTTTTTTCACTCCGTTCCCTCTCAAGTCACTTGTGGAACAAGCCTTTATGGGCCACAGAAGGGCTGTCTGCCCTCCTAAGTGTGTTGTGGTGTCAAGCAGATTAGACTGAGAAACACAGGGTGACTGCGGGAACTGTGTGATCAGAGACATACCTTATTTGCAGTCCTTAAagaccagatttttttcatgcaacaTAGCTTGGTCTGCATTTTGTAGCTACTTGGGTAGCAGTTACAGCTGTCGTTCATTAGTTTGATTGCGGGGGGGCGGGAGCAGGAGTTCCAGAGAACCCATGTTTGTCTGTGTTGAGGGCTTCAGTATAGGATTCTGCTTATTTAAAGTAGATTTAAATATTGAGATaacttttttaattatgaaattcTGAGTGTGACTTGGTAAATATAATAGGTCCAGGGCCAACTATGTTTAACTGAGATTTTTGCCACAATTTCAATTTTAGGTTTCAATGTGGAAACAGTAGAATACAAGAACATTAGCTTCACAGTCTGGGATGTAGGCGGTCAGGATAAGATCAGACCACTCTGGCGCCATTATTTCCAGAACACACAAGGTGAGTCCGAACACTTAAATCACAGGTTTTTGGAAtctaaaagttttttttaatgtccttaCTAAGATAATTTTGCAAGCTTCTTGGGGGGGAATGGAAATACTTATTATTATAAAAGGGTGTGCTTGTGTGCTGCTCTGGCTCTTCTATTAAGCTCGTGCAGGTTCAAAAAGGGATGGGAAGAAATCGAGAAACCAATCTTCCTTGTTCATCTGACTCAGAGCAAGTTCAtaactctgcttttcttctgtaagcGTCACAGCTCTCTGCCTTTGCCTCAAAGCAGAGTCTTTACTACAAGCTCTAACAGCCCTATAAACTGAGAGCTTGTCACTTCTTCCACTGCTGGGCCTTTATAATGTGCGTGCATTTGAGTCCTGTCACAGGATTTCAAGAGTTGCTACTCACTGGAAAATATTGAGTGGTTAGGTAGATGAAGTGCACAAGttctaaaaatgcaaatgcaaactAAGGCTTGCTTTCACCAGCTTTCGGCAAGAACAGACCTTCCCTCAGACATGAGATTACAGTaataagaaaactgtatttctgatatatactgaagtgttttgcattttttctcttcaaagttTAGTTCTGAcctccagaaatatttatcatttgTAAATAACTTCTGGTGTATGCTTATTCTGATTGTTTGCTTATTTCTAGGTCTGATTTTTGTGGTTGACAGTAATGACAGAGAACGAGTGAATGAGGCCAGAGAAGAGCTTATGAGAATGTTGGCAGAAGATGAGCTCAGAGATGCTGTTTTATTAGTGTTTGCTAACAAACAGGTATGCCCAAGAAAAGTGTCTTTCTGTAAGAACTCTTGAAAACTTACAACATAGTTGGTGAGTGCTAGGTCTTGAACTTGATGTTCATGTTTTCAGTGTAATAATAGATAAGCTCTCAGTAATTGTCCATTCAGTTTTGTTGAAGACAGCAAACCCATAGGTTAAATTACCCTGTTCTCATCTGAAAGGAGCATTCTTCTAAGTGGTAATTTCTATTAGCCTGAGGTTTCAGTTTTAGGTAAAAACTTTACCAGTTTGATTTTTACAGTTGGCTTGGCTTGAGTACAGCACCTGCCCAAGCTTCCtcaaaacagagaggaaggcCAGAATGCCAGAACCTCCCTAGATTCTTCACTTTGGGTGTCTGAGGGCACCACGGGTGTTGGTGGAAGCCCTGGGCTGACTTTTAATGTACTTGTGTTGACCTAAGAGCTGTGCTCTTCCAAGCCACAAAGCGAGCTGAGACTTCTGCCCTCTATTGCTTGTAAACCCAAACTTATAGCTTAAACCCAAATGTCAAGGGTCTTAAATATGACTAGTAAACTTACAGAAGGAATACCATCACGCTTCATCAATTGCATAGGCTCAGTTGTGAAGGGTAAAGCAGCTGTAAGTCTTGTCTAGGAGCAGGAAAGGTGGACTATAAACAGAAGCAGTACTGAACCGAGTACTACTTTATGACAAAAGTCGATCTTAAATCATAACTGCAGTCACAGAAAACACTTCCTGAGTGGAAAGTGAATGAAATGGGCCTTGAATTGTAAGCGGGTTTGGCTCAACATTGAGGGGCTTGATGACTTGATCCAAATGTCAGCtgtcttgcttctgttttctgaagagaaatatTCCATAATACGTGTTTTTGATTGTATTGTTAAACCTTTTAGACTTTTATCAGTAATGGGGAAAAGCTTGAATACAGAAGTAATCCTCtgagcttttctgaaagaagatCTAAGAGCTCTTAACTTTCTTTTAATGGCTTTAGAGCTGATGATCAAAACTGGTTTAGGGAGGCAGGCATTGCTTCTCAGCGAGTAGGGGAGAAAATgactcttcttccttccctcaggACCTGCCGAATGCGATGAATGCAGCGGAAATCACAGACAAACTTGGACTGCATTCTCTTCGTCACAGGAACTGGTATATCCAGGCAACCTGTGCCACTAGTGGAGACGGTCTCTATGAAGGACTGGACTGGTTGTCCAATCAGCTCCGAAACCAGAAATGAAACCATaaaccttcctcttccctctttttccaCCCTTCCCTCTTATTTCCTCCTATTCGCCCTTCGCTTTACTCTAATGTGGCAAACTGTGCTACTTTGTGGTATTGAGTGCCGgaagctgttttcatttcttttgtcaCAGTATATATTGCATCATGCTGTAAATGTGGCAAATACAAGCCTGAAAACAGTTAGGTTTCTTATTTAATGTAAATAGTTTTTGTTTCCAATGAGGCAGTTTCTGGTACTCCTATGCAATATTACTCAGCTTTTTTATTGTAAAGAATCAACTCACTGTTTAGTACTTGGAAGGGATTTAAGTGGGTTAACATAAGGGTTGCCAGTGGTCCTTGTGCAGTAGAGCTGAATACTATCTCGGTTGGGTTGTGAGATCTGTGAGATCCATTTTGGCGGTTGGTTTTTAACctgaattctgtatttttttaaatagtcaaggaaaagta harbors:
- the ARF1 gene encoding ADP-ribosylation factor 1; protein product: MGNIFANLFKGLFGKKEMRILMVGLDAAGKTTILYKLKLGEIVTTIPTIGFNVETVEYKNISFTVWDVGGQDKIRPLWRHYFQNTQGLIFVVDSNDRERVNEAREELMRMLAEDELRDAVLLVFANKQDLPNAMNAAEITDKLGLHSLRHRNWYIQATCATSGDGLYEGLDWLSNQLRNQK